From Natranaerobius trueperi, the proteins below share one genomic window:
- the nifU gene encoding Fe-S cluster assembly scaffold protein NifU, with protein sequence MYNDKVMDHFENPRNVGEVEDANGIGEVGNVTCGDIMRITIKVNENEEIEDIKFKTFGCGAAIATSSITTEMVKGKHINDALKVTNKDVAEELDGLPKNKLHCSNIAADVLHKAIKNYLGEETEDDSDEHHH encoded by the coding sequence ATGTATAATGATAAAGTTATGGATCATTTTGAAAATCCAAGAAATGTGGGGGAAGTAGAAGATGCAAATGGAATTGGAGAAGTAGGAAATGTAACTTGTGGAGATATAATGAGAATAACAATCAAAGTTAATGAAAATGAGGAAATTGAAGATATAAAGTTTAAAACATTTGGTTGTGGTGCGGCAATTGCAACTAGTAGTATTACTACAGAAATGGTAAAAGGTAAGCATATTAATGATGCTTTAAAGGTTACTAATAAAGATGTAGCTGAAGAGCTAGATGGTCTACCAAAAAACAAACTTCATTGTTCTAATATAGCAGCTGATGTACTTCATAAAGCAATAAAGAATTACTTAGGTGAAGAAACTGAAGATGACTCAGATGAACATCATCATTAA